One Euphorbia lathyris chromosome 1, ddEupLath1.1, whole genome shotgun sequence DNA segment encodes these proteins:
- the LOC136225197 gene encoding DNA repair RAD52-like protein 1, mitochondrial, whose amino-acid sequence MSTMKLKLFTERLASYQSPWKPTRKSPWLLAGQMYHSKSSSPFALGETEIESDEVPTSGISRPLSEILKVLNKKVPDSLIRQRLEDGSSIKYIPWHLVNRIMNLHAPEWSGEVRNIIYSADGKSVSVVYRVTLYGTDAEMYRESIGTASTNDVGYGDPVQKAEAMAFRRACARFGLGLHLYHEDML is encoded by the exons ATGTCGACCatgaaattgaaattatttACAGAAAGATTAGCGTCTTATCAGTCCCCATGGAAACCGACGAGAAAATCACCTTGGCTTCTTGCCGGACAAATGTATCATTCAAAATCGTCATCTCCTTTTGCTTTAGGAGAAACTGAGATAGAAAGCGACGAAGTCCCAACTTCAGGAATCAGCAGGCCACTCTCCGAAATCCTCAAAGTACTTAACAAGAAGGTTCCTGATTCCCTCATCAGGCAACGCCTTGAGGACGGCTCCTCTATCAAATACATCCCTTG GCATCTAGTGAACAGAATAATGAATTTACATGCTCCGG AATGGTCCGGTGAGGTTCGAAACATAATTTATTCTGCTGATGGCAAGTCTGTGTCTGTTGTTTATCGTGTGACACTATACGGGACAGATGCGGAG ATGTACAGAGAATCAATTGGGACTGCTTCAACGAATGATGTGGGTTATGGAGATCCTGTACAAAAGGCAGAGGCAATGGCATTTCGTCGTGCTTGTGCAcgctttggacttggacttCATCTCTATCATGAAGATATGTTGTAG
- the LOC136225171 gene encoding GDSL esterase/lipase At1g71250 codes for MAIDGHRWTVVFFAIVITAILGLSDVGIIVESASVPAMFVFGDSLVEVGNNNYLSSIAKSDYFPYGIDFNFGPTGRFSNGKTFVDLLGERLGVAYPVAFSDPNTSVARILGGVNYASAAAGILDESGQHYGERYSLSQQVINFENTLSQLRTMMNGTNLTQYLSKSLAVMVFGSNDYINNYLMPSIYSSSSNYSPPAFANLLLNHYARQLLTLYSLGLRKFLIAGIGPLGCMPNQRAGLNRCVDYANQILGTFNEGLKSLVDQLNRRSPGAVFVYGNTYAAVGDILNNPASYGFSVVDRGCCATGQLTCLPYQTPCSNRNVYVFWDAFHPTQSVNVILAQRAFSGPPRDCYPINVQQMTLIY; via the exons ATGGCTATCGACGGACATAGATGGACAGTGGTATTTTTTGCTATAGTGATTACTGCAATTCTAGGACTGTCAGATGTTGGTATTATTGTGGAGTCAGCTAGTGTTCCAGCCATGTTTGTGTTTGGAGATTCATTAGTTGAAGTTGGCAACAACAACTATCTCAGCTCCATTGCCAAATCCGATTACTTTCCTTATGGCATTGATTTCAACTTTGGCCCTACCGGCAGATTTTCCAATGGCAAAACTTTCGTCGATTTGCTTG GAGAGAGGTTGGGCGTGGCTTACCCTGTAGCCTTTTCGGACCCTAACACGTCTGTAGCCAGAATACTTGGTGGAGTAAATTACGCTTCAGCAGCAGCTGGAATCCTTGACGAGAGTGGCCAGCACTAT GGAGAAAGGTACAGCTTAAGCCAGCAAGTAATAAATTTTGAGAATACGCTAAGTCAGCTACGAACAATGATGAACGGAACAAACCTTACACAATATCTATCAAAATCTCTAGCAGTTATGGTGTTTGGAAGTAATGACTACATCAACAATTATCTCATGCCTTCCATATACTCTTCCAGCTCTAACTATAGTCCACCAGCTTTTGCCAACCTTTTGCTTAATCACTATGCTCGTCAGCTTCTG ACGCTGTATAGTCTAGGTCTAAGGAAATTTCTAATAGCGGGAATTGGACCACTTGGGTGCATGCCGAACCAAAGAGCGGGTCTAAACAGATGCGTTGATTATGCTAATCAGATATTAGGTACTTTTAACGAAGGTCTGAAATCACTTGTTGATCAATTAAACAGAAGAAGCCCTGGTGctgtctttgtttatggcaaCACTTATGCTGCAGTTGGAGACATCCTAAACAACCCTGCTTCTTAtg GATTCAGTGTGGTTGATAGGGGTTGCTGTGCAACTGGTCAACTAACATGCCTTCCATATCAGACGCCTTGCTCAAACAGAAATGTGTATGTATTTTGGGATGCATTTCACCCAACACAATCTGTGAATGTAATTTTAGCCCAAAGAGCATTTAGTGGACCACCAAGAGATTGTTATCCCATTAATGTTCAACAGATGACTCTCATCTATTAA